Proteins from one Deltaproteobacteria bacterium genomic window:
- a CDS encoding HAMP domain-containing protein: MKIGIKIKLAVILSTLLFAATVSIGAILILQHKSDLEEQLRSMAGTITHEFANGSKMPFMQKDTLGMTLAVQNILKYPGILDAYILNHRFEVEAHKDVLEAGGDFALFDTGLIMARHGEEAPWTIDHGDEKSITFASPIVFRDTTVGYTVVSFSKGFIREQVRRAVTRVTIIGFMVAGAVTLFSIPLASGLLRPVLRLFQGTREIALGNFDYRIPEVRKDEIGDLVASFNRMASDLKKKEILRGVLNRYVSRHVADEIFRDPERVRLGGHRREVTVFFADIRGFTSMSRKMEPEEIVELLNRYFTVVTDMVFRFEGTIDKFIGDAVMSVFGSPIRSLSHLEQGVKAAMAVKLAVERMNSLRAERGETALEMGIGLDAGEVIVGNMGSSVRMEYTAVGDPVNTASRLTDLARGGEILVSEFIYSRVAADVVAEEMRGVYLKGFDKPVTLYNIKELGPRWAGEVEGVVSLACRELREEGFVI, encoded by the coding sequence TTGAAGATAGGCATCAAGATAAAGCTGGCGGTCATACTCTCGACCCTCCTTTTCGCGGCCACCGTTTCCATAGGCGCGATCCTCATATTGCAGCACAAGTCCGACCTCGAGGAGCAGCTCCGCTCAATGGCCGGGACCATAACCCACGAGTTCGCGAACGGCTCCAAGATGCCATTCATGCAAAAGGACACGCTGGGCATGACGCTCGCCGTCCAGAACATACTCAAGTATCCCGGAATACTGGACGCCTACATCCTTAACCACAGGTTCGAGGTCGAGGCGCACAAGGACGTGCTCGAGGCTGGCGGCGATTTCGCGTTATTCGACACCGGTCTCATAATGGCCCGGCACGGCGAGGAGGCACCGTGGACCATAGACCACGGTGACGAGAAGTCAATTACATTCGCCTCCCCCATAGTATTCAGGGATACGACCGTCGGCTACACGGTAGTGTCCTTCTCTAAGGGCTTTATCAGGGAGCAGGTAAGGCGCGCGGTAACGAGGGTGACCATAATCGGTTTCATGGTGGCCGGGGCAGTCACGCTTTTTTCAATCCCGCTCGCCTCGGGGCTCTTGAGGCCGGTCCTCAGGCTCTTCCAGGGCACCAGGGAAATAGCCCTGGGGAACTTCGACTACCGCATCCCGGAGGTGAGAAAGGACGAGATAGGCGACCTGGTGGCCTCGTTCAACAGGATGGCCTCGGACCTGAAGAAAAAGGAGATACTGAGGGGGGTCCTTAACCGCTATGTCAGCCGGCACGTGGCCGACGAGATATTCAGGGACCCGGAGCGAGTAAGGCTCGGGGGCCACAGGAGGGAGGTAACGGTCTTTTTCGCGGATATCCGGGGCTTCACCTCCATGTCGAGGAAGATGGAGCCGGAGGAGATAGTCGAACTCCTCAACAGGTATTTCACGGTCGTAACCGACATGGTTTTCAGGTTCGAGGGCACGATAGACAAGTTCATAGGCGACGCGGTCATGAGCGTTTTCGGCTCGCCCATAAGGAGCCTTTCGCACCTCGAACAGGGCGTGAAGGCGGCAATGGCCGTGAAGCTCGCGGTCGAGAGGATGAACTCGCTCAGGGCGGAGCGCGGAGAGACGGCCCTTGAGATGGGCATCGGTCTCGACGCGGGCGAGGTCATCGTCGGGAACATGGGCTCAAGCGTCAGGATGGAGTATACCGCGGTGGGAGACCCGGTCAACACGGCCTCGAGGCTCACCGACCTGGCGAGGGGCGGGGAGATACTCGTAAGCGAGTTCATCTACAGCAGGGTGGCCGCGGACGTGGTCGCCGAGGAGATGCGGGGCGTATACTTGAAGGGCTTCGATAAACCCGTTACGCTCTATAACATAAAGGAGCTCGGGCCGCGCTGGGCAGGCGAGGTGGAAGGGGTCGTAAGCCTCGCGTGCAGGGAGCTCAGGGAGGAAGGCTTTGTTATTTAG
- a CDS encoding ribonuclease HI family protein, translating to MSRRDSGLVTRFLKELSSTLDVRAAIKRLGITEDEARAILKGLAGEPVQEPLFAPPLSGPYELRVDGASRGNPGEAGAGAVIKDPQGKVVRELRKYLGVTTNNMAEYKALVMALAEARSMGIRDIEVFADSELVVKQMTGAYRVKSEELKPLFEEAARLMKGFRTSKIVHVYREENSLADKLANEAIERRGQ from the coding sequence ATGTCCCGAAGGGACAGCGGCCTCGTAACGAGATTCCTTAAAGAACTTTCCAGCACACTTGACGTCCGGGCCGCGATCAAAAGGCTCGGAATTACCGAGGACGAGGCGAGGGCCATATTGAAGGGCCTCGCCGGAGAGCCGGTCCAGGAGCCCCTTTTTGCGCCCCCGCTTTCCGGGCCTTACGAGTTGCGTGTGGACGGCGCGTCGCGCGGCAACCCCGGCGAGGCCGGCGCCGGCGCCGTCATAAAGGACCCGCAGGGGAAGGTCGTAAGGGAGCTCAGGAAGTATCTCGGCGTAACTACCAATAACATGGCGGAGTACAAGGCCCTCGTAATGGCCCTTGCAGAAGCCAGGTCAATGGGCATAAGGGACATAGAGGTATTCGCCGACTCCGAACTTGTCGTAAAGCAGATGACTGGAGCATACAGGGTCAAGAGCGAGGAGCTTAAGCCCCTTTTCGAGGAGGCGGCGCGGCTCATGAAGGGCTTCAGGACCTCCAAGATAGTCCACGTCTACAGGGAAGAGAACAGCCTCGCTGACAAGCTGGCCAACGAGGCTATAGAGCGGCGGGGGCAGTGA
- a CDS encoding response regulator, which yields MDDGQERKKILFVDDDEKLRSFCSEVLMGAGYNVEVASSGTEAYGKLRESKFDLVITGMRIPGLDGMGLYLSTLKVYSNMKERFLFMTEDTCADFESQEVITRQNEKYIIKPFDIKELLKKVESLTGANLSAFFAKYRDMSENRREERRLCWAEDCKVFEDGSSTPRPFTQTTDISRHGMRIRYMGSPVKTDSTVRVILKHLDVRSTGRIVWSNAINGIEAASGLSLFEPIPATALSIVLRGRKTFIPPLVSRETE from the coding sequence ATGGATGACGGGCAGGAGAGAAAGAAAATCCTTTTTGTGGACGATGACGAGAAGCTCCGGAGTTTCTGCTCCGAGGTCCTCATGGGGGCCGGCTACAATGTGGAGGTCGCATCCAGCGGCACGGAGGCGTACGGGAAGCTCAGGGAATCGAAATTCGACCTTGTCATAACGGGCATGAGGATACCAGGGCTCGACGGCATGGGCCTTTACCTGAGCACCCTCAAGGTCTATTCAAATATGAAAGAGCGGTTCCTTTTCATGACCGAGGACACCTGCGCCGATTTCGAAAGCCAGGAGGTCATAACAAGACAGAACGAGAAATACATAATCAAACCGTTCGACATAAAGGAGCTCCTTAAGAAGGTCGAAAGCCTGACCGGGGCCAACCTCTCGGCCTTTTTCGCGAAATACAGGGACATGAGCGAGAACAGGCGCGAGGAGAGACGGCTTTGCTGGGCCGAGGACTGCAAAGTCTTCGAAGACGGCTCGTCAACTCCCAGGCCCTTTACCCAGACGACCGACATATCGAGGCACGGAATGAGAATAAGGTACATGGGGAGCCCAGTAAAGACGGACTCGACCGTGCGTGTGATCCTCAAGCATCTCGACGTGAGGAGCACCGGCCGAATAGTCTGGTCAAACGCGATTAACGGCATTGAGGCCGCGTCAGGCCTCTCGCTTTTCGAGCCCATACCGGCAACCGCCCTCTCCATAGTCCTCCGGGGCCGGAAGACCTTCATACCGCCGCTCGTGTCGAGGGAGACGGAATAA
- the glyS gene encoding glycine--tRNA ligase subunit beta, with protein sequence MAKDLLFELGTEELPAGVAPRALSALEGFLRKGLESSKLKFGAIRALGTPRRLTLMVEGLDERQPDSLLEIKGPNTKAAYDAEGKPTGALLGFARSQGVHVSELKSVKTDKGEYVMAIKEVKGEATSRILPDVVADMLSRDFLPKSMRWGSHDISFSRPIHWILLLFGGEPVDFSHGHIKSSRVTYGHRFLSEREDSKLRPVKVASIESYLEGLKKSFVIADQAERKRIISEGIEKAAREAGGSVMPDEALLEEVSWLVEYPVVVRGSFDREFLDLPRDIVVNAMREHQRYFSILNDKGGLLPYFITVANTLAKDMDIVRKGNERVLRARLNDAKFYYEQDVRKPLAEMAEKLKGVVFQAKLGTSYEKAERFTALALAIGGKAGFSRPMDEGEKPSDYLTESFNPARFDRSAIDPGLFQKLVIGRAAMLSKADLTSGVVGEFPKLQGVMGSVYAGKGREAPEVCAAIYEHYMPVSSGGELPASIAGSIVSIADKTDTIAGCFGVGLIPTGAQDPYALRRQALGIIAIILEKDLRLPIDGLVDEALKLLAPKLKRPANEVRSEVLDFFKERLRNQLLSQGLSHDSIDAVLSAPWLDLPDAVRRIKALEGFKTHPDAGRLVTAFKRVSNILKSVEPGEGGPDPALLTEPAEAALEKARAEIAPVMEERRKLGEYAGAFEALASIKDRIDSFFDEVMVMVEDEKIKRNRLKLLASVRDLYSGIADLSKLTV encoded by the coding sequence ATGGCGAAAGACCTGCTTTTCGAGTTAGGAACAGAAGAACTCCCGGCCGGGGTGGCGCCCAGGGCGCTTTCCGCGCTCGAAGGCTTTCTGAGGAAGGGGCTCGAATCAAGCAAGCTCAAGTTCGGCGCTATTCGGGCGCTCGGCACCCCGAGGCGGTTGACCCTCATGGTCGAGGGGCTCGACGAAAGGCAGCCCGATTCGCTCCTTGAGATCAAGGGCCCGAACACGAAGGCGGCTTATGACGCGGAAGGGAAGCCCACAGGCGCGCTCCTGGGCTTTGCGCGGTCCCAAGGCGTCCATGTATCTGAGCTAAAGAGCGTAAAGACGGACAAGGGCGAATACGTAATGGCGATAAAGGAGGTCAAGGGCGAGGCCACCTCAAGGATACTCCCTGACGTCGTCGCCGACATGCTCTCAAGGGACTTCCTCCCCAAGTCCATGAGGTGGGGTTCCCACGATATCTCGTTCTCCCGCCCCATCCACTGGATTCTCCTCCTCTTCGGGGGGGAACCGGTCGATTTCAGCCACGGACACATAAAGAGCTCCAGGGTCACATACGGCCACAGATTTCTTTCGGAGCGCGAGGATTCGAAGCTCAGGCCCGTAAAGGTCGCCTCCATTGAGTCGTACCTCGAAGGGCTCAAAAAAAGCTTTGTGATAGCAGACCAGGCCGAGAGGAAACGCATCATATCCGAAGGCATCGAAAAGGCCGCCAGGGAAGCGGGCGGGAGCGTAATGCCAGACGAGGCGCTCCTTGAGGAGGTTTCGTGGCTTGTAGAATACCCTGTCGTCGTTCGGGGCTCATTTGACCGCGAGTTCCTGGACCTCCCCAGGGACATAGTCGTTAACGCCATGAGGGAGCATCAGAGGTACTTCTCCATCCTTAATGATAAAGGCGGGCTCCTCCCCTATTTCATAACGGTCGCCAACACGCTTGCCAAGGACATGGATATCGTAAGGAAAGGCAACGAGCGGGTCTTGAGGGCCAGGCTCAACGACGCCAAATTCTACTACGAGCAGGACGTAAGAAAGCCACTTGCGGAAATGGCCGAAAAGCTCAAGGGCGTCGTATTCCAGGCCAAGCTCGGCACATCTTACGAGAAGGCCGAAAGGTTTACGGCCCTCGCCCTTGCGATAGGCGGAAAGGCCGGCTTTTCAAGGCCGATGGACGAGGGCGAGAAGCCCTCCGATTACCTGACGGAGAGCTTCAACCCCGCGCGGTTCGACCGTAGCGCGATTGACCCAGGCCTCTTTCAGAAGCTCGTCATAGGCAGGGCCGCCATGCTATCGAAAGCCGACCTCACATCCGGGGTAGTCGGGGAGTTTCCCAAGCTCCAGGGCGTAATGGGCTCGGTCTACGCAGGGAAGGGACGCGAGGCGCCGGAGGTGTGCGCGGCCATTTACGAACATTACATGCCGGTCTCGTCGGGTGGAGAGCTCCCCGCCTCGATTGCGGGCTCAATCGTAAGCATAGCGGACAAGACCGACACCATAGCGGGCTGCTTCGGGGTAGGCCTCATCCCGACCGGCGCTCAGGACCCTTATGCGCTACGGAGACAAGCCCTCGGCATAATAGCCATCATCCTTGAGAAGGACCTCCGCCTCCCCATTGACGGGCTCGTGGATGAGGCGCTCAAGCTCCTCGCGCCGAAGCTCAAGAGGCCCGCCAATGAAGTCCGCTCCGAGGTGCTCGATTTCTTCAAGGAGCGGCTCCGTAACCAGCTCCTCTCCCAGGGGCTTTCGCACGACTCGATAGATGCCGTGCTCTCCGCCCCCTGGCTCGACCTCCCGGACGCGGTAAGGAGGATAAAAGCGCTTGAGGGATTCAAGACGCACCCGGACGCGGGAAGGCTCGTGACTGCGTTCAAGAGGGTCTCGAACATACTTAAGAGTGTCGAGCCGGGCGAGGGCGGACCTGATCCGGCGCTACTGACCGAGCCGGCAGAAGCCGCCTTGGAAAAGGCCAGGGCGGAGATAGCCCCGGTAATGGAGGAGCGCCGGAAACTTGGCGAATACGCAGGAGCCTTCGAGGCGCTGGCCTCGATAAAGGACAGGATAGACTCCTTCTTTGACGAGGTCATGGTCATGGTCGAGGACGAGAAAATAAAGAGGAACCGCCTTAAGCTCCTCGCCTCGGTAAGGGATCTCTATTCCGGCATTGCCGATCTTTCTAAATTGACGGTATAG
- a CDS encoding DUF3365 domain-containing protein, which yields MDFKLVAAAFILAATPAFAETGQMEEASNAAAEIIDMRSSLAKAFIEPGMEITPETFKNICGRVGARVKELSETGGMKIRHATEKYRNPANKAASEEAALIKRFADEKDLNEVRDELIIDGKSYFRATRPIFVEEACLACHGDRDARPAFIKEKYPDDKAFGYRPGDLRGVISVMAPENPEGEKR from the coding sequence ATGGATTTCAAGCTGGTTGCCGCAGCATTCATATTGGCCGCAACACCGGCTTTCGCCGAAACAGGTCAAATGGAAGAGGCCTCCAATGCCGCGGCCGAAATAATAGATATGCGCTCAAGCCTTGCAAAGGCCTTCATAGAGCCTGGCATGGAAATAACGCCGGAAACTTTCAAGAACATTTGCGGCAGGGTGGGGGCCCGCGTAAAGGAACTCTCCGAAACCGGGGGGATGAAGATACGCCACGCTACTGAAAAGTACAGAAACCCGGCTAACAAGGCGGCCTCTGAAGAGGCCGCGCTTATAAAAAGGTTCGCGGACGAGAAAGACCTGAACGAGGTCCGGGACGAGCTGATAATCGACGGAAAATCCTACTTCCGCGCAACCAGGCCCATATTCGTCGAGGAGGCTTGCCTCGCCTGCCACGGCGACAGGGACGCGAGGCCCGCTTTCATAAAGGAGAAATATCCGGACGACAAGGCATTCGGATACAGGCCCGGCGACCTACGCGGCGTCATCTCCGTAATGGCGCCTGAAAACCCCGAAGGAGAAAAGAGATGA
- a CDS encoding cytochrome c, protein MKRALAFILSAGLLAAAGTSYAADHNAIHEKMMKMGGPKPDDRVELKLPEPMKAMQKRMMRQHLDTVSEIAAALGANDMNKAASIARGLGWTPEEEERCEAVGEMTGETDFLSLGKAVHVTADELAEAAQAGNRDKALMDLSRLIKNCNSCHEKFRH, encoded by the coding sequence ATGAAAAGAGCTTTAGCGTTCATATTGTCCGCCGGCCTTCTGGCGGCTGCAGGAACATCCTATGCCGCCGACCACAATGCCATCCACGAGAAGATGATGAAGATGGGCGGGCCCAAACCCGATGACAGGGTGGAGCTTAAGCTCCCTGAGCCCATGAAGGCGATGCAGAAGAGGATGATGCGCCAGCACCTCGACACTGTGAGCGAGATAGCAGCCGCGCTCGGCGCAAACGATATGAATAAGGCCGCCTCAATTGCGCGTGGGCTCGGCTGGACGCCTGAAGAGGAGGAGCGGTGTGAAGCAGTAGGTGAAATGACCGGCGAGACAGACTTCCTTTCGCTCGGAAAGGCGGTGCACGTTACCGCAGACGAGCTCGCGGAAGCAGCTCAGGCTGGCAACAGGGACAAGGCCCTCATGGACCTTTCAAGGCTCATAAAAAACTGCAATTCGTGCCACGAGAAGTTCAGGCACTGA
- a CDS encoding sugar kinase — MKVVGLGQCSLDYITLLDGFPPEDEKKEVLDFTVQGGGPVATALVTLSRLGVKTAIIGRVSDDPAGDEIRRGLKADGVDVKGLLAKPGGRSQQAVVMVNKKTGSRTICWQRPTVEPLSEREVDPAFFKGAGFLLLDGLMTEASYKAAEHAIRLRIPVMLDAGSMRPGMLRLASMCDYVVSSDRFVSDLKLSIKEAFKKLRTGRTRAITVTVGDKGSFTFSDGKVYLQKAFKVKAVDTTGAGDVFHGAYAYGVIQGWDIKKTVEFASAVAAMKCRELGGRAGIPALNEALKFIKESK; from the coding sequence ATGAAGGTAGTAGGCCTCGGGCAGTGCTCACTCGACTACATAACGCTACTCGACGGTTTTCCGCCGGAGGATGAGAAAAAAGAGGTCCTCGACTTCACTGTCCAGGGAGGCGGGCCGGTAGCCACGGCCCTCGTGACCCTGAGCCGCCTCGGAGTAAAGACCGCTATAATAGGCAGGGTATCGGACGACCCTGCGGGAGACGAGATAAGACGGGGGCTCAAGGCCGATGGGGTGGACGTAAAGGGCCTTCTTGCCAAGCCCGGCGGCAGGTCGCAGCAGGCCGTCGTAATGGTGAACAAAAAGACAGGCTCAAGGACCATCTGCTGGCAGAGGCCCACGGTTGAGCCCCTTTCGGAGCGCGAGGTCGACCCTGCTTTCTTTAAGGGCGCTGGCTTTCTCCTCCTCGACGGCCTCATGACCGAGGCCTCCTACAAGGCAGCGGAGCACGCAATCCGGCTCCGCATCCCCGTCATGCTCGATGCCGGGAGCATGAGGCCGGGAATGCTCAGGCTCGCGTCCATGTGCGATTACGTGGTCTCTTCGGACCGGTTCGTCTCGGACCTGAAGCTCAGCATAAAGGAGGCCTTCAAGAAGCTCAGGACCGGCAGGACCAGGGCGATAACCGTAACCGTGGGCGACAAGGGGAGCTTCACCTTCTCCGATGGCAAGGTATACCTCCAGAAGGCTTTCAAGGTGAAGGCAGTGGATACTACCGGGGCTGGCGACGTCTTCCACGGCGCTTACGCGTACGGGGTTATTCAGGGCTGGGACATCAAGAAGACCGTTGAGTTCGCCTCTGCCGTTGCTGCCATGAAGTGCAGGGAGCTCGGCGGCAGGGCCGGAATACCGGCGTTGAACGAGGCGCTGAAGTTTATCAAGGAATCAAAATAA
- a CDS encoding secondary thiamine-phosphate synthase enzyme YjbQ, which yields MTFSSYIDISSKGFSDIIDITSKVEAALNESGMRDGLISVFVVGSTASITTIEYEKGVIEDLKDAIERMAPRGIPYKHDSQWGDGNGFAHVRASLLKPGITIPVIGGSMALGTWQQVVLIDFDNRPRKRRVAVQAVGER from the coding sequence ATGACCTTCTCCTCTTATATCGACATAAGCTCAAAGGGCTTTTCCGACATAATCGACATCACTTCAAAAGTCGAGGCGGCGCTTAATGAGTCTGGCATGAGGGATGGGCTTATCTCCGTCTTCGTCGTCGGCTCGACTGCTTCCATCACAACGATAGAATACGAGAAAGGCGTAATCGAGGACTTGAAGGACGCCATAGAGCGCATGGCGCCTAGGGGCATCCCTTACAAGCACGACAGCCAATGGGGCGACGGCAACGGTTTCGCCCACGTGCGCGCGTCACTTCTTAAGCCGGGAATAACCATACCGGTCATCGGAGGCTCAATGGCCCTCGGGACCTGGCAGCAGGTAGTGCTCATAGATTTTGACAACAGGCCGAGGAAACGCAGGGTGGCCGTGCAGGCGGTGGGAGAGAGATGA
- a CDS encoding DUF1232 domain-containing protein, producing the protein MPISNRRKGLLLVLQIPYCTLLLYNLCHRALQALKETAAGLKKRIKLYRLVIGHPRTPLAPKLLLWLAVGYTLLPFDLIPDFIPVLGQLDDLIIVPLLAIAALRLIPREIIEECERPVREG; encoded by the coding sequence ATGCCGATTTCAAACCGCCGCAAAGGGCTTTTGCTGGTTTTGCAAATTCCCTATTGCACTTTATTATTGTATAATCTATGTCATAGGGCATTGCAGGCGCTTAAGGAAACGGCAGCCGGGCTTAAGAAGCGAATCAAGCTTTATAGGCTCGTTATCGGCCATCCCCGGACCCCTCTGGCTCCGAAGCTCCTCCTCTGGCTTGCGGTCGGATATACTCTCCTCCCATTCGACCTGATCCCGGACTTTATCCCGGTCCTGGGCCAGCTTGACGACCTTATAATCGTGCCGCTCCTTGCAATAGCGGCGCTCAGGCTTATCCCGCGGGAAATAATCGAAGAATGCGAAAGGCCGGTCCGAGAAGGGTAA
- the dtd gene encoding D-tyrosyl-tRNA(Tyr) deacylase, with translation MRAVVQRVASASVSVSGRMTGVIEKGLLVFVGVEKGDGPEDLDYMASKITGLRVFEDRQGKMNLDVKEAGGSLLVISQFTLLGDCRKGRRPSFDRAEEPQSARKIYEALVKRLGESVRVETGEFQAHMEVESINDGPVTLMLDSRKVF, from the coding sequence ATGAGGGCCGTGGTCCAGAGGGTTGCGTCCGCCTCGGTTTCCGTTTCCGGCCGGATGACAGGGGTTATAGAAAAAGGGCTCCTCGTATTCGTGGGTGTCGAGAAGGGGGACGGCCCGGAGGATCTGGATTACATGGCTTCCAAGATAACCGGCCTGAGGGTATTCGAGGACCGCCAGGGCAAGATGAACCTGGACGTAAAAGAGGCGGGCGGGTCGCTTCTCGTCATCTCGCAGTTTACGCTACTCGGGGACTGCCGCAAGGGCAGGAGGCCCTCCTTTGACAGGGCCGAGGAGCCCCAAAGTGCAAGGAAAATTTACGAGGCGCTCGTCAAGAGGCTCGGCGAGTCGGTCAGGGTGGAGACTGGCGAGTTCCAGGCGCACATGGAGGTGGAATCGATAAACGACGGACCGGTCACGCTAATGCTCGACAGCAGGAAGGTCTTTTGA
- a CDS encoding S-adenosyl-l-methionine hydroxide adenosyltransferase family protein, with translation MERIITLTTDFGLKDPYQGAMKGAILSINPGVRIVDITHLVQPGNILEGAFVLLGASRYFPEKTIHVAVVDPGVGGDRKPILVETRRFFYIGPDNGLLSPSVREDGILRAVELTNRELFRDEVMSTFHGRDIFGPVAAHLSLGAKPEETGQALDKILALDLPKTVPEKGGLRGEVVYIDSFGNLITNIRREDLSALDGTAVEVTVKNAALTGLKKTYAMVEKGAATALIGSTGYLEVAVNRGNAAEALGARVGDTVAVRAVK, from the coding sequence ATGGAACGGATAATCACGTTGACGACCGATTTCGGGCTGAAGGACCCCTACCAGGGCGCCATGAAAGGCGCCATCTTGTCGATCAACCCGGGGGTCCGGATCGTTGACATAACCCACCTTGTCCAGCCCGGAAACATACTCGAAGGAGCGTTCGTGCTCCTGGGCGCTTCCCGCTATTTCCCTGAAAAGACGATCCATGTGGCGGTCGTGGACCCCGGTGTCGGGGGGGACAGGAAACCGATACTGGTCGAGACCAGAAGGTTTTTCTATATCGGCCCGGATAACGGTCTATTAAGTCCCTCGGTCCGCGAAGACGGCATTTTAAGGGCAGTCGAGCTTACAAATAGGGAGCTCTTCAGGGACGAGGTCATGAGCACCTTCCATGGAAGGGATATTTTCGGCCCGGTCGCGGCTCACTTAAGCCTCGGCGCAAAGCCCGAGGAGACGGGGCAGGCGCTCGATAAGATACTGGCGCTTGACCTCCCGAAGACAGTTCCCGAAAAGGGCGGCCTGAGAGGCGAGGTCGTCTATATAGATTCTTTCGGAAACCTCATAACGAACATCCGGCGCGAGGACCTCTCAGCCCTGGATGGGACGGCGGTAGAGGTGACCGTCAAGAATGCCGCGCTCACCGGCCTCAAAAAGACATACGCCATGGTCGAGAAGGGCGCCGCCACGGCCCTCATCGGAAGCACCGGGTATCTCGAGGTCGCGGTCAATCGCGGAAACGCCGCAGAGGCCCTTGGGGCCCGCGTGGGCGATACTGTAGCGGTGAGGGCTGTGAAGTAG
- a CDS encoding DUF1540 domain-containing protein, translating to MAITMPKIMSCTVLECAYNTNSECHTMAITVGDGGHATCDTFYRAPTKGGADIVGGVGACRAYECNYNKSYECTAPGINVSHHSEHADCKTFSPRG from the coding sequence ATGGCCATTACAATGCCGAAGATAATGAGCTGTACGGTGCTTGAATGCGCGTACAACACAAACAGCGAATGCCACACGATGGCTATCACGGTCGGCGACGGCGGGCATGCCACATGCGATACCTTCTACAGGGCCCCGACAAAGGGCGGGGCGGACATCGTCGGCGGCGTAGGGGCATGCAGGGCCTACGAATGCAATTATAACAAGTCCTACGAGTGTACCGCCCCCGGCATAAACGTCTCCCACCACAGCGAGCACGCGGACTGCAAGACATTCTCGCCCAGAGGCTGA
- a CDS encoding HD-GYP domain-containing protein — protein MKKIRLSELEKGMYVCGVEKRGMSPVFLVNDILVRSDDDLTRMSARGYAHVYISLNEKEAAQHAANDGDGAAGAPFYPGTETLTAADEGAQGAESGKDNPSDPYREFKKELAEAEDIRHDAEQVVRDFLQNARSGQSIDSDRVLETVGRMVDSVIRNQDALTSLARLKSFDDYTFAHSVNVCILSLAVGRHLGLEKDDLDQLGLGAILHDIGKMLVPGDLLNKPGRLSEGEFTVMKKHTELGKDVLAGMKCVKEPALRVVLEHHERFDGSGYHMRLSGSGIHLYARITGIADVYDAMTSNRVYQKGMRPEDALKRLYHSRGSLFDPELVERLIKCLGVYPIGTCVELNTGEAAIVNMINHSHPLKPRVLLIADREGLPFPVPLETDLKEDAGRWIVGSKKPEEFAFHIPALCAN, from the coding sequence ATGAAAAAAATAAGACTTTCTGAGCTGGAAAAAGGCATGTATGTCTGCGGCGTCGAGAAGCGCGGCATGAGCCCGGTTTTCCTCGTGAATGACATCCTCGTGCGCTCGGATGACGACCTGACGAGGATGTCCGCCAGGGGATACGCCCATGTATACATTTCACTGAATGAAAAGGAAGCGGCCCAGCACGCGGCAAATGACGGGGACGGGGCCGCAGGAGCGCCTTTTTACCCCGGAACAGAAACGCTCACGGCTGCAGATGAAGGGGCCCAAGGGGCAGAAAGCGGCAAAGACAACCCGTCCGACCCGTATCGCGAGTTCAAGAAAGAGCTTGCGGAAGCCGAGGACATCCGGCATGACGCCGAGCAGGTGGTTAGGGACTTCCTCCAGAACGCCAGGTCCGGGCAGAGTATAGACTCGGACAGGGTCCTCGAAACCGTCGGCCGCATGGTCGACTCGGTAATAAGGAACCAGGACGCGCTCACTAGCCTTGCAAGGCTCAAGAGCTTCGACGATTACACCTTCGCTCATTCCGTGAACGTGTGCATACTCTCGCTCGCGGTCGGCAGGCACCTCGGGCTCGAGAAAGACGACCTCGACCAGCTCGGCCTGGGGGCCATACTCCACGACATAGGGAAGATGCTCGTGCCAGGAGACCTCCTTAACAAGCCCGGCCGCCTTAGCGAAGGCGAGTTCACGGTCATGAAAAAGCACACGGAGCTCGGCAAGGACGTGCTCGCAGGTATGAAATGCGTGAAGGAGCCCGCTTTGAGGGTGGTGCTCGAGCACCACGAGCGCTTCGACGGGAGCGGCTACCACATGCGGCTTTCAGGAAGCGGCATACACCTCTACGCGCGCATAACTGGAATAGCCGACGTGTACGATGCGATGACCAGCAACAGGGTCTACCAGAAAGGCATGCGCCCGGAGGACGCGCTCAAGAGGCTATACCATTCAAGAGGCTCCCTCTTCGACCCGGAACTTGTAGAGAGGCTCATAAAATGCCTGGGGGTCTACCCCATCGGGACCTGCGTAGAGCTCAATACAGGCGAGGCGGCCATCGTCAATATGATAAACCACTCGCACCCGCTTAAGCCCCGCGTGCTCCTTATAGCGGACAGGGAGGGCCTGCCTTTCCCCGTGCCCCTGGAAACCGACCTCAAGGAGGACGCCGGGAGGTGGATCGTCGGGTCTAAAAAGCCCGAGGAATTCGCCTTCCATATCCCTGCCCTCTGCGCCAACTGA